The following coding sequences are from one Enterococcus sp. 4G2_DIV0659 window:
- a CDS encoding TraX family protein, producing the protein MNTRNYVSGSQLKWLAIVAMLLDHSAKIIYFQTPATSAVPYVTEPNEILLFIQSIFPLFITIGRLAFPIFCFLLVEGFLHTSNTIKYGFRLAIFALISEIPYDLAFSQKLFDFEQQNVFFTLFIGLLVIMGLEKLTIFSVKNLLLAIMMISFGILFAESLHTDYGGWVGVLLIVALYLLRHFPISKCLVGALIVLQNSFFGPVAFVPIYFYNGKRGRQWKYFFYCFYPLHLLILVAIQNYLVVPYLNLA; encoded by the coding sequence TTGAACACAAGAAATTACGTTTCCGGTAGCCAGTTAAAATGGCTAGCTATTGTTGCTATGCTTTTAGATCATTCAGCAAAAATCATCTATTTTCAAACACCTGCAACGTCAGCTGTTCCTTATGTGACAGAACCGAATGAAATACTTCTTTTCATTCAATCCATTTTTCCTTTATTTATAACAATTGGTCGATTAGCTTTCCCAATTTTTTGTTTTTTACTTGTAGAAGGTTTTTTACATACATCAAACACTATAAAATACGGATTTCGTTTAGCTATTTTCGCTCTGATCTCTGAAATTCCCTATGATTTAGCTTTTTCTCAGAAACTTTTTGATTTTGAGCAACAAAATGTTTTTTTCACTTTATTTATCGGTTTATTAGTCATTATGGGTTTAGAAAAACTAACCATTTTTTCGGTAAAGAATCTTCTTTTAGCCATTATGATGATTAGTTTTGGTATTTTATTCGCTGAATCCTTACATACCGATTATGGTGGTTGGGTTGGTGTATTGCTAATCGTTGCTCTGTATCTGTTAAGGCATTTTCCTATTTCAAAATGTCTAGTTGGAGCATTGATTGTTTTACAAAATAGCTTTTTTGGTCCAGTTGCCTTTGTACCTATCTATTTTTATAACGGAAAACGTGGCAGACAGTGGAAATATTTTTTTTATTGCTTTTATCCTCTACATTTATTGATTTTGGTCGCTATACAAAATTATCTTGTTGTACCGTATTTAAATTTAGCATAA
- the mgtA gene encoding magnesium-translocating P-type ATPase — MMNKKITDMKKTTKDQELRKLAILSERELMMELRTSEKGLSEEDAKQRLEEFGSNEVSAQKPTPAVIMFLEAFKDPFVYVLALLMVVSAATKDFEAAIVMGTMILASVIIAFIQEYRSQKASLNLKELIENTAAVTRAGQTKEIPMDEVVPGDIVTLATGDMIPADAVLIWTKDLFINQSSLTGESMPVEKFVDAGIDKNSESVSALDMQDLVFMGTDVLSGQGKAIILKTGQNTFFGDIAKNATTQRGKTSFDIGLSKVSKFLLRMVMILFPIVFLINGLTKGEWGEAFFFAIAVAVGLTPEMLPMIVTSNLAKGALSLSKHKVIVKELPSIQNLGSMDILCTDKTGTITEDRVVLVQHLDPIGEINNQVLDMAFLNSYYQTGWKNLMDIAVINFYEENHNQSPYHSVTKLDEIPFDFSRRRLTVVVHADGHQFMITKGAVEEMEAVCTHAEINGEIVPLTPELQKRMREVNIRMNKQGMRALAVAVKKDVHSEAVYSVDDEQGMTLIGFMGFLDPAKKSAITAIKSLHEHGVNVKVLTGDNDIVAKKVCSDVGIEVSHVVLGSEIDSMSDEQMKKEVEKTNLFAKLNPMQKSRIIETLQGNGHTVGFMGDGINDAPALRKADVGISVDTAADITKDASSIILLEKSLNVLEDGVIEGRKVFSNMMKYIKITISSNFGNVFSILMASAFLPFLPMLSIQLLIQNLIYDIAQLAIPWDKVDEEDLLKPVRWETNGLMKFTLCIGPVSSIFDIMTYAVMWFVFSANTIGSQHLFQTGWFVVGLVSQTLVVQMVRTRKLPFLQSIASPAVILSSLGAIGLGLLIVLTPIREVFDFVKLPANYWGWFILIIVLYLITVEVAKRLYIHITKEWI; from the coding sequence ATGATGAACAAAAAAATAACTGATATGAAAAAAACAACAAAAGATCAAGAATTAAGAAAATTAGCGATACTGTCAGAACGAGAATTAATGATGGAACTGCGTACTTCGGAAAAAGGTTTATCTGAAGAAGATGCGAAACAACGTTTAGAAGAATTTGGCTCAAATGAAGTATCTGCACAAAAACCGACGCCAGCGGTTATTATGTTTTTAGAAGCGTTTAAAGATCCATTTGTCTATGTGCTGGCTCTATTGATGGTTGTTTCAGCTGCTACAAAAGATTTTGAAGCAGCAATTGTTATGGGAACTATGATTTTAGCTAGTGTTATTATTGCTTTTATTCAAGAGTACCGTTCTCAAAAAGCAAGTTTGAATCTAAAAGAACTCATCGAAAATACAGCAGCAGTGACGCGAGCTGGGCAAACCAAAGAGATTCCGATGGATGAAGTGGTGCCAGGGGACATCGTAACACTGGCAACAGGAGATATGATTCCAGCAGATGCTGTGTTGATTTGGACAAAAGATTTATTCATCAATCAATCTTCTTTAACTGGAGAATCAATGCCAGTTGAAAAATTTGTGGATGCAGGTATTGATAAAAATTCAGAATCTGTTTCAGCTTTGGATATGCAGGACTTGGTCTTTATGGGAACGGATGTATTGAGCGGGCAGGGAAAAGCAATCATTTTGAAAACAGGTCAAAATACCTTTTTCGGTGATATAGCTAAAAATGCTACAACACAACGTGGAAAAACGTCGTTTGACATTGGGTTGTCTAAAGTTAGTAAATTTTTACTGCGGATGGTCATGATTTTATTTCCAATCGTATTTTTAATCAATGGTCTTACCAAAGGCGAATGGGGCGAAGCGTTTTTCTTTGCGATTGCTGTAGCAGTTGGGTTGACTCCAGAAATGTTGCCAATGATTGTAACAAGTAATTTGGCAAAAGGGGCGCTAAGTCTTTCTAAGCATAAAGTGATAGTGAAAGAATTACCTTCTATTCAAAATTTAGGCAGTATGGATATTCTTTGTACAGATAAAACTGGAACAATTACTGAGGATAGAGTTGTTTTAGTACAGCACTTAGATCCAATAGGGGAAATCAATAATCAAGTATTAGATATGGCCTTTTTAAATTCTTATTATCAAACAGGTTGGAAAAACTTGATGGATATTGCTGTGATTAATTTTTATGAAGAAAATCACAATCAAAGTCCCTATCACTCAGTAACAAAATTAGATGAAATTCCTTTTGACTTTTCCCGCCGTCGTTTAACAGTCGTTGTCCATGCCGATGGTCATCAATTTATGATCACAAAAGGTGCTGTTGAAGAAATGGAAGCTGTTTGTACGCATGCTGAAATCAATGGAGAAATCGTTCCATTAACACCGGAATTGCAAAAAAGGATGCGGGAAGTAAATATTCGCATGAATAAACAAGGAATGCGGGCACTTGCTGTAGCGGTGAAAAAAGACGTGCATAGTGAAGCTGTTTATAGCGTGGATGATGAACAAGGAATGACGTTAATCGGTTTTATGGGCTTTTTAGATCCAGCAAAAAAATCAGCAATCACTGCAATCAAGTCTTTGCATGAACATGGTGTAAATGTAAAAGTTTTAACTGGAGACAATGATATTGTTGCTAAAAAAGTGTGTAGCGATGTTGGAATTGAAGTATCTCATGTCGTGCTTGGATCAGAGATCGACAGTATGTCCGACGAACAAATGAAAAAAGAAGTCGAAAAAACCAATTTATTTGCTAAATTGAATCCGATGCAAAAATCTCGAATCATTGAAACTTTGCAAGGAAATGGTCATACGGTCGGTTTTATGGGGGATGGAATCAATGATGCACCGGCACTTCGTAAAGCCGATGTTGGAATTTCTGTTGATACAGCAGCCGATATTACCAAAGATGCTAGTTCGATCATTTTACTAGAAAAAAGTTTGAATGTTCTAGAAGATGGCGTAATCGAAGGGCGAAAAGTTTTTAGTAATATGATGAAATACATTAAAATTACAATCAGTTCTAATTTTGGGAACGTGTTCTCGATTTTGATGGCAAGTGCTTTTCTGCCATTTTTACCAATGCTATCTATTCAGTTACTGATTCAAAATTTGATCTATGATATCGCACAATTAGCTATTCCTTGGGATAAGGTGGACGAAGAAGATTTATTAAAACCGGTCCGTTGGGAAACGAATGGATTGATGAAATTCACATTGTGCATTGGGCCCGTAAGTAGTATTTTCGATATTATGACTTATGCCGTAATGTGGTTTGTATTCAGTGCGAATACGATCGGCAGCCAACATTTATTCCAAACTGGTTGGTTTGTGGTTGGTTTGGTTAGCCAAACGCTGGTTGTTCAAATGGTTCGAACTAGAAAGTTACCATTTCTTCAAAGTATTGCATCCCCTGCTGTTATTCTTTCCAGTTTAGGAGCAATTGGTTTAGGATTATTAATTGTTTTGACACCAATTCGGGAGGTTTTCGACTTTGTGAAACTTCCAGCTAATTATTGGGGCTGGTTCATTTTGATCATTGTACTATATTTAATTACAGTAGAAGTTGCTAAAAGACTGTATATTCACATCACCAAAGAGTGGATTTGA
- the pdhA gene encoding pyruvate dehydrogenase (acetyl-transferring) E1 component subunit alpha has product MAKAKKQKPIDFNALMEKVDADFPTFQILDKDGKIVNKDAVPDLSDDELVELMTRMVWSRVLDQRSTALNRQGRLGFFAPTAGQEASQLASQFAMEKEDYLLPGYRDVPQLVQHGLPLTEAFLWSRGHVAGNHYAPELNALPPQIIIGAQYIQAAGVALGMKKRGKKNVVFTYTGDGGSSQGDFYEAINFAGAYHANGVFIIQNNGFAISTPREKQTAAKTLAQKAVAAGIPGIVVDGMDPLAVYAIAKEAREWSVAGNGPVLIETLTYRYGPHTLSGDDPTRYRSKDMDDEWVQKDPLIRFRKYLEGKGLWSEEKENEVIEKTKEEIKVAIAEADKVPKQKVSDFLKNMFEVQPQNIKEQIAFYEAKESK; this is encoded by the coding sequence ATGGCAAAGGCAAAGAAACAAAAACCTATTGACTTTAATGCACTTATGGAAAAAGTCGACGCTGATTTCCCAACATTTCAAATCTTAGATAAAGACGGGAAAATCGTAAACAAAGACGCTGTACCGGATTTATCAGATGACGAACTAGTAGAATTAATGACTCGTATGGTTTGGTCACGTGTATTAGACCAACGTTCAACTGCTTTGAACCGTCAAGGTCGTCTAGGCTTCTTCGCACCAACTGCTGGACAAGAAGCAAGCCAATTAGCAAGTCAATTTGCTATGGAAAAAGAAGATTACTTATTACCAGGTTACCGTGATGTACCTCAATTAGTTCAACACGGCTTACCATTAACAGAAGCTTTTCTTTGGTCTCGTGGACATGTAGCAGGTAACCACTATGCACCAGAATTAAATGCTCTACCACCACAAATCATCATTGGTGCGCAATACATCCAAGCAGCAGGAGTTGCTTTAGGAATGAAAAAACGCGGCAAGAAAAACGTTGTCTTCACTTATACAGGTGATGGCGGTTCTTCACAAGGTGATTTCTATGAAGCAATCAACTTTGCAGGAGCATATCATGCAAATGGTGTGTTCATCATCCAAAACAATGGTTTTGCGATTTCAACACCTCGTGAAAAACAAACAGCGGCTAAAACATTAGCACAAAAAGCAGTAGCAGCGGGAATTCCAGGAATCGTTGTTGACGGAATGGATCCATTAGCAGTGTATGCAATTGCAAAAGAAGCGCGCGAATGGTCTGTAGCAGGAAATGGCCCTGTTTTAATTGAAACATTAACTTACCGTTATGGTCCACATACATTATCAGGTGACGATCCAACTCGTTACCGTTCAAAAGACATGGATGACGAATGGGTACAAAAAGATCCATTGATCCGTTTCCGTAAATATCTTGAAGGCAAAGGCTTATGGTCTGAAGAAAAAGAAAATGAAGTAATCGAAAAAACAAAAGAAGAAATCAAAGTAGCAATTGCAGAAGCTGATAAAGTTCCAAAACAAAAAGTTTCTGATTTCTTGAAAAACATGTTTGAAGTTCAACCTCAAAACATTAAAGAACAAATTGCATTCTACGAAGCGAAGGAGTCGAAATAA
- a CDS encoding alpha-ketoacid dehydrogenase subunit beta, translating into MAQKTMIQAITDALALELEKDENVLIFGEDVGKNGGVFRATEGLQEKFGEDRVFDTPLAESGIGGLAFGLALEGYRPVPEIQFFGFVFEVFDEIVGQMARTRYRMGGTRNMPITVRAPFGGGVHTPELHSDNLEGLIAQSPGIRVVIPSNPYDAKGLLISAIRSNDPVVYLEHMKLYRSFREEVPDEAYEVPLDKAAVTREGTDISIITYGAMVREAIKAADNLAKDNISAEIIDLRTVAPLDVETIIKSVEKTGRVVVVQEAQKQAGVGAMVVSEISERAVLSLEAPIGRVSAPDTIFPFGQAENIWLPNAKDIEAKAREIAEF; encoded by the coding sequence ATGGCACAAAAAACAATGATCCAAGCAATTACAGATGCCTTAGCTCTTGAATTAGAGAAAGACGAAAACGTACTGATCTTCGGTGAAGACGTTGGTAAAAACGGCGGAGTTTTCCGTGCAACTGAAGGCTTACAAGAAAAATTTGGCGAAGACCGTGTCTTCGATACTCCTTTAGCAGAATCTGGAATCGGTGGTTTAGCTTTCGGTTTAGCGTTAGAAGGGTACCGTCCAGTTCCTGAAATCCAATTCTTTGGATTCGTATTTGAAGTCTTTGACGAAATCGTTGGTCAAATGGCTCGTACTCGTTACCGTATGGGCGGAACACGTAACATGCCAATTACTGTTCGTGCGCCATTTGGTGGTGGTGTGCATACACCAGAACTTCACTCAGATAACTTGGAAGGGCTAATTGCTCAATCTCCTGGTATCCGTGTGGTTATCCCATCAAACCCATATGATGCAAAAGGACTATTGATTTCTGCAATCAGAAGCAATGACCCTGTTGTTTACCTAGAGCACATGAAACTTTACCGTTCTTTCCGTGAGGAAGTGCCAGATGAAGCGTACGAAGTGCCTTTAGATAAAGCTGCTGTAACTCGTGAAGGTACAGATATTTCTATCATCACTTACGGTGCAATGGTTCGTGAAGCAATCAAAGCTGCTGACAACTTAGCGAAAGACAATATTTCTGCTGAAATCATTGACTTACGTACTGTCGCTCCTTTAGATGTTGAAACAATCATCAAATCAGTAGAAAAAACTGGTCGCGTAGTCGTTGTTCAAGAAGCACAAAAACAAGCTGGCGTTGGCGCTATGGTTGTTTCTGAAATTTCTGAACGCGCAGTATTATCATTAGAAGCGCCAATTGGCCGTGTATCTGCTCCAGATACAATCTTCCCATTTGGACAAGCAGAAAACATTTGGTTGCCAAATGCTAAAGATATCGAAGCGAAAGCTAGAGAAATCGCAGAATTTTAA